A region from the Myxococcales bacterium genome encodes:
- a CDS encoding adenylate/guanylate cyclase domain-containing protein, translating to MSDNALVAGPPSLRAFLGRHPWPEEWLKKAAPLDCLWHFEIAARPEELWPIVSDTSRMNRAMGVSRMQFTEKDGVLQGSSVNAGFEQRWVEVPWRWVAERGLESTRVYERGFAFVGRGIFEMAMIGEERTRFDVYFGWVPRGLVSRALLRIGMSSLKRQFGRVLGEIEADARAGRPVLAPVRESRMPISPDGAARLESLATRLTSQGTAVDVVRKLVDFIKMAEDGELYRVQILPLARRWQLDADALLSACLRATRVGLLELSWDVICPHCRGVRTEARMLGEIPAKDTCEPCGIDFSTNGNNAVEITFRVHPSIREVERVFYCSAEPAFKKHIQVQQVVGPGSELTLETALRPGSYRLRVGAETDAATLEVGGVSDAREIRWRASQAKDDVRAAPEPTLVLVNDTDAPLAFVVEGRNWADEALRPDRLLNFSEFRDLYSEAYIGSDVQLSVGKQTVLFTDVVGSTALYASRGDPGTFVDVKRHFTEIYAVIRECRGVVVKTVGDAVMAAFAEPVDALRASRGIHQCFPPGRADLAIRVRVSLNTGPCIAVNLNTGMDFFGNTVNVAAKLQAFAGAGQTSFSGTTLDQPDVRAYLDGEKAVLVEARYRVPGAANDMLVLRWDVNP from the coding sequence ATGAGCGACAATGCGCTCGTCGCCGGACCGCCGAGCCTACGCGCGTTCTTGGGGCGGCATCCGTGGCCCGAAGAGTGGCTGAAGAAGGCAGCACCGCTCGATTGCCTCTGGCACTTCGAGATCGCCGCGCGACCCGAGGAACTCTGGCCGATCGTGAGCGACACGTCCCGAATGAACCGCGCGATGGGCGTCTCGCGCATGCAGTTCACCGAAAAGGACGGTGTGCTCCAGGGCTCCAGCGTGAACGCGGGCTTCGAGCAGCGCTGGGTCGAGGTGCCTTGGCGTTGGGTCGCGGAGCGGGGCCTCGAGAGCACGCGCGTCTACGAACGCGGCTTCGCCTTCGTCGGGAGGGGCATCTTTGAGATGGCGATGATTGGCGAGGAGCGTACGCGCTTCGACGTCTATTTCGGTTGGGTGCCCCGCGGCCTTGTTTCCCGCGCCCTCCTTCGCATCGGCATGTCGAGCTTGAAGAGGCAGTTCGGCCGCGTACTCGGTGAGATCGAGGCCGACGCTCGCGCCGGGCGCCCCGTGCTGGCGCCAGTGCGCGAGTCGCGCATGCCCATCTCGCCCGACGGGGCGGCGCGCCTCGAGAGCCTCGCCACGAGGCTCACGAGCCAAGGCACCGCGGTCGACGTCGTCCGCAAGCTCGTCGACTTCATCAAGATGGCCGAGGACGGTGAGCTCTATCGCGTTCAGATCCTGCCTCTTGCGCGCCGCTGGCAACTTGATGCGGACGCGCTCTTGAGTGCATGCCTTCGCGCAACGCGGGTGGGCCTCCTCGAGCTCAGCTGGGACGTCATCTGCCCGCACTGCCGCGGCGTCCGAACGGAAGCGAGAATGCTCGGCGAGATCCCGGCGAAGGACACCTGCGAGCCATGCGGAATTGACTTTTCGACGAACGGCAACAACGCCGTTGAGATCACCTTTCGCGTCCACCCTTCCATTCGCGAGGTGGAGCGTGTCTTCTATTGCAGCGCCGAGCCAGCGTTCAAGAAGCACATTCAAGTGCAGCAGGTCGTGGGGCCCGGGAGCGAGCTCACTCTTGAGACGGCGCTGCGACCGGGCAGCTATCGGCTACGCGTCGGAGCGGAGACCGACGCAGCAACGCTCGAAGTCGGCGGCGTCAGCGACGCCCGTGAGATCCGGTGGCGGGCGTCGCAGGCCAAGGATGACGTCCGTGCGGCGCCCGAGCCTACGCTTGTGCTCGTGAACGATACCGACGCGCCGCTCGCTTTCGTCGTCGAAGGGCGAAACTGGGCCGATGAAGCGCTGCGGCCGGACCGGCTCCTCAACTTTTCCGAGTTCCGTGATCTCTACAGCGAGGCGTACATCGGGTCCGACGTGCAGCTCTCCGTGGGAAAGCAGACGGTGCTGTTCACCGACGTCGTCGGTTCCACAGCGCTCTACGCGTCTCGCGGCGACCCGGGCACCTTCGTGGACGTGAAGCGACACTTCACGGAGATCTATGCGGTCATTCGCGAATGCCGAGGCGTGGTCGTCAAGACCGTCGGCGACGCCGTCATGGCGGCCTTCGCCGAGCCCGTCGACGCGCTGCGCGCGAGCCGCGGCATCCACCAATGTTTCCCGCCGGGGCGAGCTGACTTGGCCATTCGCGTCCGCGTCTCGCTGAACACGGGCCCGTGCATCGCCGTGAACCTCAACACGGGGATGGACTTCTTTGGGAACACGGTCAACGTGGCCGCCAAACTCCAGGCCTTCGCCGGCGCCGGCCAGACGTCGTTCTCGGGAACAACGCTCGACCAGCCCGACGTCCGTGCGTACCTCGACGGAGAGAAGGCCGTTCTCGTAGAAGCTCGTTACCGCGTGCCGGGGGCCGCCAACGATATGCTCGTCTTGCGCTGGGACGTGAACCCGTGA
- a CDS encoding serine/threonine protein kinase — MDSRIVDRYAVHGVLASGGMATVHFGRLRGPVGFSRTVAVKRLLPQFASDPEFVAMFVDEARLAARIRHPNVVPTLDVVTEGDEIFIVMEYVHGESLARLIQLAGQAKTRMPTRVACAIVRDMLSGLQAAHEARDERGAALGIVHRDVSPQNAIVGTDGVTRLLDFGVAKARGRSQVTREGQVKGKLAYMAPEQLLGDQMTRSVDVFAAAVVLWEVLTGRRLFRADSEGHVVTRILHGNIDLPSAVVPELGASFDEVVMKGLARDPEARFASARDFAQALAQAGDMADAAEVGDWVARTASGSLTWRTERLAEVERDSLRLLKAAPPALPTDAVSHTEMGTLTQATTVAETRMYPKSERRAASRRWAPLLAAAAALGVGIVAVAVARGPKAGGQLAKAESPAPKERPYEADAAVATADAVTPGGAATETASPARPDADDSKARIPVQRPAKKPPPKPSRPAPVAIPDRL, encoded by the coding sequence ATGGACTCGCGGATCGTCGATCGCTACGCAGTCCACGGAGTGCTCGCGTCCGGCGGCATGGCGACGGTGCACTTTGGCCGTCTTCGCGGCCCCGTGGGCTTCTCCCGCACCGTGGCCGTGAAGCGGCTGCTCCCTCAGTTCGCGTCCGATCCCGAGTTCGTGGCCATGTTCGTGGACGAAGCACGCCTGGCGGCGCGCATAAGGCACCCGAACGTAGTGCCCACACTCGACGTCGTAACCGAAGGCGACGAGATCTTCATCGTGATGGAGTACGTGCACGGGGAGTCGTTGGCGCGGCTGATTCAGCTCGCTGGGCAGGCGAAGACCCGAATGCCGACGCGCGTCGCCTGCGCCATCGTTCGCGACATGCTGAGCGGCCTCCAAGCGGCGCACGAGGCGCGCGACGAGCGCGGCGCAGCGCTCGGCATCGTCCACCGCGACGTGTCGCCGCAGAACGCCATCGTCGGGACTGACGGCGTCACGCGCCTCCTGGATTTTGGCGTGGCCAAAGCGCGCGGCCGCTCGCAGGTTACGCGGGAGGGGCAAGTCAAGGGCAAGCTCGCGTACATGGCGCCAGAGCAATTGCTCGGTGACCAGATGACCCGCAGCGTCGACGTGTTTGCCGCCGCAGTCGTGCTCTGGGAGGTGCTCACCGGCCGGCGCCTCTTTCGCGCCGACAGCGAAGGTCACGTCGTGACGCGCATTCTGCACGGCAACATCGACTTGCCGAGCGCCGTTGTACCTGAGCTGGGAGCAAGCTTCGACGAGGTCGTCATGAAAGGCCTCGCGCGTGATCCGGAGGCGCGCTTCGCGTCCGCACGAGACTTCGCCCAGGCGCTCGCGCAGGCCGGCGACATGGCCGACGCGGCCGAGGTCGGCGACTGGGTGGCGCGCACCGCCAGTGGCAGCCTCACCTGGCGAACGGAGCGACTCGCCGAGGTGGAACGCGACTCGCTCCGCCTCCTCAAGGCGGCGCCGCCCGCTCTGCCGACCGACGCGGTGAGCCACACGGAAATGGGCACGCTCACGCAAGCGACGACGGTGGCCGAGACGAGGATGTACCCGAAGTCGGAGCGAAGGGCGGCGTCGCGACGCTGGGCGCCGCTGCTGGCGGCGGCGGCTGCGCTCGGGGTCGGAATCGTCGCGGTTGCCGTCGCGCGTGGACCGAAGGCCGGGGGCCAGTTAGCGAAAGCGGAGAGCCCGGCCCCAAAGGAACGGCCCTACGAGGCAGACGCCGCCGTAGCGACCGCCGATGCGGTCACGCCTGGCGGAGCGGCTACGGAGACGGCCTCACCGGCGCGACCCGACGCCGATGACTCGAAGGCCCGCATACCCGTGCAGCGCCCGGCAAAAAAGCCTCCTCCCAAACCCAGTCGACCCGCACCGGTCGCCATTCCCGATCGGCTGTGA
- a CDS encoding glycosyltransferase family 2 protein, with protein sequence MVEPRISIVIPVYNEQAILHAAVVDLRERLRPLGWSYEIILAENGSKDRTVEIAQDLASKYADATDGQVKLMSLGEPNYGKALRQGILLARGEIVICDEIDLCDVDFHRRAVEVLDSGEADLVVGSKLVAGAEDARPMLRHVASQAYSGMLRVVLGFRGTDTHGLKAFRRSALLDTARACLVDKDVFASEFVIRADRGGVPIREIPVHVIEKRPPSINLFKRVPNVMKSVAKLAWAIRVRG encoded by the coding sequence ATGGTCGAGCCCCGCATCTCCATCGTCATCCCGGTTTACAACGAGCAGGCCATCCTCCACGCCGCAGTGGTCGACCTGCGCGAGCGCCTTCGTCCGCTCGGCTGGTCCTACGAGATCATCCTCGCGGAGAACGGCTCAAAGGACCGCACCGTCGAAATCGCGCAAGACCTCGCGTCGAAATACGCCGACGCGACCGACGGTCAAGTGAAGCTCATGAGCCTCGGCGAGCCGAACTACGGCAAGGCCCTACGCCAAGGGATCCTGCTGGCCCGCGGCGAGATCGTGATCTGCGACGAAATCGACCTTTGCGACGTCGACTTCCACAGGCGCGCCGTCGAAGTGCTCGACAGCGGCGAAGCCGACTTGGTCGTCGGTTCCAAGCTCGTGGCCGGCGCCGAAGACGCGCGGCCGATGCTCCGTCACGTCGCGAGCCAGGCCTACTCGGGCATGCTCCGCGTCGTCTTGGGTTTCCGTGGGACCGACACCCACGGCCTCAAGGCCTTCCGGCGCTCGGCCTTGCTCGACACAGCGCGCGCGTGCCTCGTCGACAAGGACGTCTTCGCGAGCGAGTTTGTCATCCGTGCCGACCGAGGCGGCGTCCCCATTCGCGAGATCCCGGTGCACGTCATCGAGAAGCGCCCGCCGTCGATCAACCTCTTCAAGCGTGTTCCGAACGTCATGAAGAGCGTGGCCAAATTGGCGTGGGCCATCCGCGTGCGCGGCTGA
- a CDS encoding single-stranded DNA-binding protein: MAEGLNKVLLLGNLGADPELRVTPGGQSILKLRIATTETYLDRNNTRQERTEWHSVTVWGKRGEALSKILSKGSSIFVEGSIRTSSYEKDGEKRYRTEVVANNIILAGGRRGAGEGRGDYDGPSSSGGGGGGESRGGGGGGRAPAKPASQAPAEPEYGGPGFDVDDEIPF, translated from the coding sequence ATGGCCGAAGGACTCAACAAGGTGCTTTTGCTCGGGAACCTCGGCGCTGATCCGGAGCTCCGGGTGACCCCTGGCGGACAATCGATCCTCAAGCTCCGCATCGCGACGACGGAAACCTACCTGGACCGGAATAACACCCGTCAGGAGCGGACCGAGTGGCACTCGGTGACCGTCTGGGGAAAACGCGGCGAGGCGCTCTCGAAAATTCTCTCGAAGGGCTCGAGCATCTTCGTCGAAGGCAGCATTCGCACGTCGAGCTACGAAAAGGACGGCGAAAAGCGCTACCGAACCGAGGTCGTCGCCAACAACATCATCCTTGCGGGGGGCCGTCGCGGCGCTGGCGAAGGGCGCGGCGACTACGACGGGCCGTCGTCGAGTGGCGGCGGAGGTGGCGGTGAGAGTCGCGGCGGCGGCGGCGGCGGACGCGCACCGGCCAAGCCAGCCTCGCAAGCGCCGGCGGAGCCCGAATACGGGGGTCCCGGCTTCGACGTCGACGACGAAATCCCGTTCTGA
- a CDS encoding DUF1385 domain-containing protein — MMRAPTSFAIVVRRKDGSLVVRERAVLDGRKGAARLPFVRGVVSLVESLKLGSEALRFSVEQMEQDLAAEEREKAAPPKVLNVFSALGLSVFAAATAQDGEGVRSTSGKSGSLLMALVAVAFFVALPQAAAEGVSRLLGLNLEVQSPAFQAMTGALKLCVVVGYLLAIRRVPDIRRVFQYHGAEHKTISTYEAEEELVVKNARAKTTLHPRCGTTFLVMVALVSILVFTAVGGFLPRIDTGSRLLNNVAFFLVKLPFLPVIASVTFELQRIFARYCTTGPLRALLWPGFLVQKITTIEPDDDQLEVALASLRATLFREEGREADVAPADVRFPSYEALAAAVSLRASSPVAAPAFAE; from the coding sequence ATGATGCGCGCCCCGACGTCCTTTGCCATCGTCGTGCGTCGCAAGGATGGCTCGCTGGTGGTTCGTGAGCGCGCCGTCCTCGACGGTCGCAAGGGCGCGGCGCGGCTCCCGTTCGTCCGCGGCGTCGTGTCGCTCGTCGAGTCCTTGAAGCTCGGCAGTGAGGCGCTTCGCTTCTCCGTCGAGCAGATGGAACAGGATCTGGCAGCGGAAGAGCGTGAGAAGGCGGCGCCTCCGAAGGTGCTCAACGTGTTCTCGGCGCTGGGCCTGTCGGTCTTTGCCGCCGCCACGGCGCAGGATGGCGAAGGCGTGCGCTCGACGTCGGGCAAGTCGGGCTCGCTCTTGATGGCCCTCGTCGCGGTCGCCTTCTTTGTCGCCCTTCCGCAGGCCGCCGCCGAAGGCGTCAGCCGCTTGCTTGGCCTAAACCTCGAGGTGCAGTCGCCGGCGTTTCAAGCCATGACCGGCGCCCTCAAGCTCTGCGTTGTCGTGGGCTATTTGCTGGCCATTCGCCGCGTCCCCGACATCCGGCGCGTGTTTCAGTATCACGGCGCCGAACACAAGACGATCAGCACCTACGAAGCGGAAGAAGAGCTCGTGGTGAAGAACGCGCGCGCCAAGACGACGCTCCATCCGCGGTGCGGCACCACGTTCCTGGTCATGGTCGCGCTCGTGTCGATCCTCGTCTTTACCGCCGTGGGCGGCTTCCTCCCGCGCATTGACACAGGGAGCCGCCTCCTCAACAACGTCGCCTTCTTCCTCGTGAAGCTCCCGTTCTTGCCGGTGATCGCGTCGGTCACCTTTGAGCTGCAGCGAATCTTTGCGCGCTACTGCACCACCGGGCCGCTCCGCGCGCTCTTGTGGCCGGGCTTCTTGGTGCAGAAGATCACCACCATCGAGCCCGATGACGACCAGCTCGAGGTGGCCCTCGCGTCGCTGCGCGCCACGCTCTTCCGCGAAGAGGGTCGCGAGGCTGACGTGGCGCCCGCCGACGTTCGGTTTCCCTCCTACGAAGCCTTGGCCGCCGCCGTCAGCTTGCGAGCGTCATCGCCCGTTGCCGCGCCTGCCTTCGCGGAATAA
- a CDS encoding FAD-binding oxidoreductase: MTQRHLHTADLARDLAAALPGLETSTNEADRSSYGRDLWPRHHLAVRSGVATWSKPALVAWPRSTEEVATLVRFAARRSVPVVPFGAGSGVCGGVLPGEDALVLDLKRLASWDTSAAHHGSRRRLAADAGVLGIHLEEALAREGLTLGHFPSSILCSTVGGWVATRSAGQCSGYYGKIEDMVMAVECVTGEGEIVTLPRRRYGPDLSALVVGSEGSLAVITRADLRVHAAPQGRTFGAYGFRDVAAGLEAMRSIYQSGLRPAVCRLYDPFDASLARAGRVRKEQSALTRSLKHRALRAMLSRPRWMNRAVHGPFGDHLFGEPLLVVMFERETHEEAERDIRDTNALLASGGARYEGESPARSWFEHRYAVSYRQAPAIATGLFVDTCEVSAPWSKLLETYDAVREAARDEAFVMAHFSHAYPDGCCIYFSFAGGAAPGVSDGDYEASSARRYGALWQKLMTAAQGAGATVSHHHGVGRSKAAGFAREIAGGQAALRSLKRAFDPHGILNPGVLCPLDTQEAEPPAVALAAHGEFELDDESQLVFAKGSLRLGELRRALGSRLSVRGHAPDESVTVANWLATGAPGSPDPWDDPVDHLVAGISLTLPIGTVTIPRAPRRATGPDFGALAVGARGEFGATIDSVWLRVDDASRTSRSRAEPDGPADDPTVSPLEAKLTARVRREVGAG; the protein is encoded by the coding sequence GTGACGCAGCGCCATCTCCACACGGCCGATCTGGCCCGCGACCTCGCGGCGGCTTTGCCCGGTCTCGAAACGAGCACCAACGAGGCCGATCGCTCAAGCTACGGCCGCGACCTTTGGCCTCGCCACCACCTTGCGGTGCGCTCCGGGGTGGCCACATGGAGCAAGCCGGCGCTTGTCGCCTGGCCGCGCTCGACGGAAGAGGTCGCGACGCTCGTGCGCTTTGCGGCGCGGCGCAGCGTGCCCGTAGTCCCTTTCGGTGCTGGCAGCGGCGTGTGTGGCGGCGTCCTGCCCGGTGAGGATGCGCTCGTGCTCGACCTGAAGCGCCTCGCATCGTGGGATACCTCGGCGGCGCACCACGGCTCGCGAAGGAGACTCGCCGCCGACGCTGGCGTCCTCGGGATTCACCTCGAGGAGGCGCTAGCTCGCGAGGGGCTCACGTTGGGCCACTTCCCGTCCTCGATCTTGTGCAGCACCGTCGGCGGCTGGGTGGCCACGCGCAGCGCGGGGCAATGCTCCGGGTACTACGGCAAGATCGAAGACATGGTGATGGCCGTTGAGTGTGTGACCGGCGAAGGCGAGATCGTCACCTTGCCTCGGCGTCGCTACGGGCCCGATCTGTCGGCCCTCGTCGTTGGCAGCGAAGGCTCGCTCGCGGTCATCACGCGCGCCGACCTGCGCGTTCATGCGGCGCCTCAGGGACGCACTTTCGGCGCTTACGGATTTCGTGACGTCGCGGCGGGTCTCGAGGCGATGCGCTCCATCTACCAGAGCGGCCTTCGGCCTGCCGTGTGTCGCCTGTACGATCCCTTCGACGCGAGCCTCGCGCGCGCAGGGCGCGTTCGAAAGGAGCAGAGCGCGCTGACGCGAAGCCTGAAACACCGAGCGCTTCGCGCCATGTTGTCTCGCCCTCGGTGGATGAACCGTGCCGTGCACGGCCCCTTCGGCGATCACCTTTTCGGGGAGCCGCTCTTGGTTGTCATGTTCGAGCGCGAGACCCACGAAGAGGCGGAACGCGACATCCGCGACACGAACGCGCTGCTCGCCTCCGGCGGCGCCCGATACGAAGGAGAATCCCCTGCCCGCTCTTGGTTCGAGCACCGCTACGCGGTCAGCTATCGCCAGGCGCCGGCCATCGCCACGGGGCTGTTTGTCGACACCTGCGAGGTCTCGGCGCCGTGGTCGAAGCTCCTTGAAACCTACGACGCCGTACGGGAGGCGGCGCGCGACGAGGCCTTCGTCATGGCCCATTTCAGCCACGCTTATCCTGACGGATGCTGCATCTACTTCTCTTTCGCTGGCGGCGCCGCGCCGGGCGTCAGCGACGGTGACTACGAGGCGTCGTCGGCCCGCCGCTACGGGGCGCTCTGGCAGAAGCTCATGACCGCGGCACAGGGGGCCGGCGCGACCGTCTCACACCATCACGGTGTGGGTCGCTCGAAGGCGGCGGGCTTCGCGCGCGAGATCGCGGGCGGACAAGCGGCGCTTCGCTCGCTCAAGCGCGCGTTTGATCCCCACGGGATCTTGAACCCTGGGGTCCTGTGTCCCCTCGATACACAGGAGGCGGAGCCTCCGGCAGTCGCGCTCGCGGCCCACGGCGAGTTCGAGCTCGACGACGAGAGCCAGCTCGTCTTCGCGAAGGGCTCCCTTCGCCTTGGTGAACTGCGGCGCGCGCTGGGTTCGCGGCTCTCGGTGCGGGGTCACGCACCGGACGAGAGCGTGACCGTCGCCAACTGGCTCGCGACAGGTGCGCCCGGCAGCCCCGATCCCTGGGACGATCCGGTGGACCACCTCGTCGCTGGCATCTCGCTCACGTTGCCCATCGGGACGGTCACGATCCCCAGGGCCCCCCGGCGCGCCACGGGCCCCGATTTCGGGGCGCTGGCCGTTGGAGCGCGCGGCGAGTTCGGCGCAACCATCGACAGCGTATGGCTCCGCGTGGACGACGCGTCGCGCACATCCCGAAGCCGTGCCGAGCCCGATGGGCCGGCCGACGATCCGACCGTCTCACCGCTCGAAGCGAAGCTCACGGCCCGCGTCCGACGCGAAGTGGGGGCCGGGTAG
- the prfA gene encoding peptide chain release factor 1, with product MLPIDKLEQLSRRYTELDDLLCQQDVLSDRTKLSKLNKERSEIEPVVNEFRRYRDLERKLREAEEALADPELRELAALEISDLNLERGNLERSIQLLLIPPDPDERKNTILEIRAGEGGEEASLFAADLFRMYSRFAEARGWRVELASMSESASGGIKEVIAFISGKEVYAELRFEGGVHRVQRVPATEAQGRIHTSTATVAVLPEADDVDVELDEKDLEISIAASGGPGGQGVNTTNSAVQILHKPSGIIVKCQDERSQLKNKAKALKVLRSRLLDIEREKQEAAVSAERRGMVGTGERSQKIRTYNYPQNRVTDHRIKLTLSKLDRIIEGDLTEVISALRAERQAALLQDAGAAPRTGGLGGGSFDDE from the coding sequence ATGCTCCCCATCGACAAGCTCGAGCAGCTCTCGCGGCGATACACCGAACTCGACGATCTGCTCTGCCAGCAAGACGTCCTCTCGGACCGCACGAAGCTCTCCAAGCTCAACAAGGAGCGCTCCGAGATCGAGCCGGTGGTGAACGAGTTTCGCCGCTACCGCGACCTCGAACGAAAGCTCCGTGAAGCCGAAGAGGCGCTCGCCGACCCTGAGCTGAGAGAGCTAGCGGCCCTGGAGATCTCGGACCTCAACCTCGAGCGTGGCAACCTCGAGCGCTCCATCCAGCTCCTCCTCATCCCGCCCGATCCCGACGAGCGCAAGAACACGATCCTCGAGATTCGCGCCGGTGAAGGTGGAGAAGAGGCGTCGCTCTTCGCCGCCGACCTCTTTCGTATGTACTCGCGTTTCGCCGAGGCCCGCGGCTGGCGCGTCGAACTCGCGAGCATGAGCGAGAGCGCTAGCGGCGGCATCAAGGAGGTGATCGCGTTCATCTCCGGCAAAGAGGTCTACGCCGAGCTGCGCTTCGAGGGCGGCGTGCACCGCGTGCAGCGTGTACCGGCCACAGAGGCGCAGGGCCGCATCCACACGTCAACGGCTACCGTTGCGGTTCTCCCCGAAGCCGACGACGTCGACGTGGAGCTCGACGAGAAGGATCTCGAGATCTCCATCGCCGCCAGCGGGGGCCCCGGCGGGCAAGGCGTCAACACCACCAACAGCGCGGTGCAGATCCTCCACAAGCCGTCGGGTATCATCGTCAAGTGCCAGGACGAGCGCTCGCAACTCAAGAACAAGGCCAAGGCCCTGAAGGTCCTGCGGAGCCGCCTGCTCGACATTGAACGCGAGAAACAAGAAGCCGCTGTCTCCGCCGAGCGGCGAGGCATGGTCGGCACCGGCGAGCGCAGCCAGAAGATTCGCACGTACAACTATCCGCAGAACCGCGTCACCGACCACCGCATCAAGCTCACTCTGAGCAAGCTCGATCGCATCATCGAAGGGGACCTCACGGAGGTCATCTCCGCACTGCGCGCCGAGCGGCAGGCGGCTCTGTTGCAAGACGCCGGCGCCGCGCCCCGCACCGGTGGCCTTGGGGGAGGGTCGTTCGACGATGAGTGA
- the rpmE gene encoding 50S ribosomal protein L31 — protein sequence MKEGIHPNYPPAAVACACGNSFVTKSTRGDFQVDVCAACHPFYTGTQKLMDTAGRVDRFRKRYEKAAPKA from the coding sequence ATGAAAGAAGGCATTCACCCCAACTACCCGCCGGCCGCCGTGGCCTGCGCGTGTGGTAACAGCTTCGTCACCAAGTCCACCCGCGGTGACTTTCAGGTCGACGTCTGCGCGGCGTGCCACCCGTTCTACACGGGCACGCAGAAGCTGATGGATACCGCTGGCCGGGTCGATCGCTTCCGCAAGCGCTACGAAAAGGCTGCCCCCAAGGCCTGA
- a CDS encoding PEGA domain-containing protein — MSLWLAASEAAAQKAAPGKGAGSAETAPAARAAALKASGDEALDRKRFREALAAYDASLALGADPALLFNHGRALEFLARYPAALASIEEFDAKATPALRARVPGLATLLADLKTRVATIAIKCASAGARVLLDKRELGTCPLAPTLRVNAGRQVLEVIAEGAFPYRRDIDLKGAAVTEIDVQLTSRDASGLLVVKSSMAGVRVRVDERDLGLAPAETGLLPGTHQVTVGKDSYETASTQVVLGRGERKELVLDPIARPGLLTRWWFWTAIGVVAAGATTSVILLTTERSPGSGDFSPGRVTQ; from the coding sequence GTGTCGCTTTGGCTCGCGGCCAGCGAGGCGGCGGCGCAGAAGGCAGCGCCTGGCAAGGGCGCGGGCTCGGCCGAAACGGCCCCCGCCGCCCGAGCCGCAGCGCTCAAAGCCAGCGGTGACGAAGCGCTCGACAGGAAGCGCTTCAGGGAGGCACTTGCGGCCTACGACGCATCGCTCGCGCTGGGCGCCGACCCCGCGCTGCTCTTCAACCATGGCCGCGCCCTGGAGTTTCTCGCGCGCTATCCGGCGGCGCTCGCCTCCATCGAAGAGTTCGACGCCAAGGCCACGCCAGCGCTGCGCGCGCGCGTCCCCGGCCTTGCGACGCTGCTCGCCGATCTGAAGACCCGCGTCGCGACGATCGCCATCAAGTGCGCGAGCGCCGGCGCTCGCGTCCTCCTCGACAAGCGCGAGCTTGGGACCTGCCCGCTCGCGCCGACGCTGCGAGTCAATGCGGGGCGCCAGGTCCTTGAGGTGATCGCGGAAGGGGCCTTCCCCTATCGGCGCGACATCGACCTCAAGGGCGCCGCGGTAACGGAGATCGACGTTCAGCTCACGTCACGCGACGCAAGCGGACTCTTGGTGGTGAAGAGCTCGATGGCCGGCGTGCGCGTGCGCGTCGACGAACGTGACCTCGGCCTCGCGCCGGCAGAGACGGGCCTGTTGCCAGGAACGCACCAGGTGACGGTGGGCAAGGACAGCTACGAGACTGCGTCGACGCAGGTGGTCCTCGGCCGCGGGGAGCGCAAGGAGCTCGTCCTCGACCCCATCGCGAGGCCGGGCCTGCTGACGCGTTGGTGGTTTTGGACCGCCATCGGAGTCGTCGCCGCCGGCGCAACGACGTCCGTCATCTTGCTGACGACGGAGCGGTCGCCGGGGAGCGGCGATTTTTCGCCTGGGCGCGTCACGCAGTAG